In one Flavobacteriales bacterium genomic region, the following are encoded:
- a CDS encoding Ig-like domain-containing protein, whose product MRRHSALMAVALLLGACAQVRDITGGPKDEASPLLVNAIPPDGTTRFTGNRFVLRFDERIQLERSREGLLVSPPIDPPPTIAITGAREVEVRWKGELKPDATYTFAIGESVKDLTEGNRANGLAYVLSTGAALDSLMLSGRVGEAFSGTPAEGVKVMLLTEGDTAAFTGGRPAYATRTDKQGRFTLSHLPPGRFHAVALRDQNGNHRYDLPTEEIAFLPSPVTPHPPSDTAAALLHLRLFREASAAQQVREASVTEDRAWRLILARPAVTIALHDVERTGGRITWTPEWNAARDTVLMWPSDTTALAEGRYAVAAETGILDTLRYLPIRPMPFKLVLRSATQEADGAFSVTLTAARPIAAWDTDRFDLRIDSVATPVRVEADPGSVRRLRIEADLPPGSNAQLTLLPKAVTDRYGATNDSLRFTLGRAEARSLGTLRVTVAAAGTPLDRLILQLLDAQGRVVREARGISTGDRITWERLEPGNHSMRLIEDADGSGRWDPGQWRAGLQPERVWHHAEPINVRAGWDLGIEWKLRAD is encoded by the coding sequence ATGAGGCGGCACAGCGCCCTGATGGCCGTGGCGCTTCTCCTGGGAGCCTGCGCGCAGGTGCGCGACATCACCGGTGGGCCGAAGGATGAGGCGTCGCCGCTCCTGGTCAACGCCATTCCGCCTGACGGCACCACGCGCTTCACGGGAAACCGCTTCGTCCTCCGGTTCGATGAGCGCATCCAGTTGGAGAGGTCGCGCGAGGGCCTGCTCGTCTCCCCTCCGATCGACCCGCCGCCCACCATCGCCATCACCGGCGCACGCGAGGTGGAGGTGCGCTGGAAGGGCGAGCTCAAGCCCGATGCCACCTACACCTTCGCGATCGGCGAATCGGTGAAGGACCTCACGGAAGGCAACCGGGCCAATGGGCTCGCCTACGTGCTCTCCACCGGCGCAGCACTCGACAGCCTCATGCTCAGCGGCCGTGTGGGCGAAGCCTTCAGCGGCACCCCGGCCGAAGGCGTGAAAGTGATGCTGCTCACCGAGGGCGATACCGCCGCGTTCACCGGCGGCAGGCCGGCTTATGCGACCCGCACCGACAAGCAGGGCCGGTTCACGCTCTCCCATTTGCCGCCCGGCCGTTTCCATGCCGTGGCCTTGCGCGACCAGAACGGCAATCATCGATACGACCTGCCCACCGAGGAGATCGCTTTCCTGCCCAGCCCGGTGACGCCGCACCCGCCATCGGACACGGCGGCGGCCCTTCTGCACCTGAGGCTGTTCCGCGAGGCAAGCGCCGCGCAGCAGGTACGCGAGGCGTCGGTCACCGAAGACCGTGCCTGGCGGTTGATCCTGGCGAGGCCGGCCGTGACGATCGCCCTCCATGACGTGGAGCGCACAGGCGGCCGCATCACCTGGACACCGGAGTGGAACGCCGCCCGTGATACGGTGCTGATGTGGCCTTCCGATACCACCGCCTTGGCTGAGGGGCGCTATGCCGTCGCCGCCGAAACGGGCATCCTCGATACCCTGCGCTACCTCCCGATCCGCCCCATGCCCTTCAAGCTCGTCTTGCGGAGCGCCACCCAAGAGGCCGATGGGGCCTTCTCCGTGACCCTCACTGCGGCACGCCCCATCGCGGCGTGGGACACGGACCGGTTCGATCTCCGCATAGACAGCGTTGCGACCCCGGTGCGCGTCGAGGCAGACCCTGGGTCGGTCCGCCGCTTGCGCATCGAAGCCGACCTGCCCCCCGGGTCCAATGCCCAGCTCACCCTGTTGCCCAAGGCCGTCACGGACCGCTACGGCGCCACCAACGACTCCCTGCGTTTCACCCTTGGCCGTGCCGAAGCCCGCAGCCTAGGCACCTTGCGGGTGACCGTCGCCGCTGCCGGCACGCCATTGGACCGCCTGATCCTGCAGCTCCTTGATGCGCAAGGGCGGGTCGTGCGCGAAGCGCGCGGGATTTCCACCGGCGACCGCATCACCTGGGAGCGCCTTGAGCCAGGCAACCACTCCATGCGCCTGATCGAGGATGCCGATGGCAGCGGGCGCTGGGATCCCGGGCAATGGCGCGCCGGCCTGCAGCCCGAACGGGTATGGCACCACGCCGAGCCGATCAACGTGCGTGCCGGCTGGGACCTTGGCATCGAGTGGAAGCTGCGCGCGGACTGA
- a CDS encoding GAF domain-containing protein, producing the protein MPGTKPTKNSSDRVAAYDALLPEMQELLSEERDLIAAMANFSALIMERFAWHWVGFYRVAGADLVLGPFQGPVACSRIAFGKGVCGGAWKQEKTLVVPDVEQFPGHIACSPHSRSEIVVPIRDRDGRIAAVLDIDSTELDDFGTVDVHALETMCEILQPLFE; encoded by the coding sequence ATGCCTGGCACGAAGCCGACCAAGAATTCCTCAGACCGCGTGGCTGCGTACGATGCGCTGCTCCCCGAGATGCAGGAGCTGCTGAGCGAGGAGCGCGACCTCATCGCCGCGATGGCCAACTTCAGTGCGCTCATCATGGAGCGCTTCGCCTGGCACTGGGTCGGCTTCTACCGGGTAGCCGGTGCGGACCTGGTGCTGGGCCCCTTCCAGGGACCCGTGGCCTGCTCGCGCATCGCCTTCGGCAAGGGCGTGTGCGGCGGCGCCTGGAAGCAGGAAAAGACCTTGGTGGTGCCCGATGTAGAGCAGTTCCCCGGGCATATCGCCTGCAGCCCCCACAGCCGGTCGGAAATCGTGGTGCCCATCCGCGACAGGGACGGCCGCATCGCCGCTGTGCTCGACATCGACAGTACGGAGCTCGACGACTTCGGCACCGTCGATGTGCATGCGCTGGAGACGATGTGCGAGATCCTGCAACCGCTCTTCGAATGA
- a CDS encoding phosphoribosyltransferase family protein yields the protein MRTVDTLKLWASDLVGLFIPRRCAGCDTPLMRHEECLCGPCLADLPFTRFHDDPLNPVERLFHGRVQLQAASALLQFNSHGKVQRILHRIKYAQDTEAARFMGRLMGEALGTSARFAGADALLAIPLHPRKQRQRGYNQSRLLCDGMREVLPLAPLHHALARGARTETQTRKGRLDRWRNVRDAFVVRDPKALEGRHVLLVDDVVTTGATIEACAAALVAVPGVRVSLFTAACA from the coding sequence TTGCGCACAGTTGACACACTCAAGCTCTGGGCCTCCGACCTCGTCGGGCTCTTCATCCCGCGCCGCTGCGCCGGGTGCGACACCCCGCTCATGCGCCATGAGGAATGCCTGTGCGGGCCCTGCCTGGCGGATCTCCCCTTCACGCGCTTCCACGACGACCCCCTGAATCCGGTGGAGCGGCTCTTCCATGGCCGCGTGCAGCTCCAGGCAGCCAGCGCGCTGCTTCAATTCAATTCGCACGGCAAGGTGCAGCGCATCCTGCACCGCATCAAATACGCGCAGGATACGGAGGCCGCCCGATTCATGGGCCGGCTCATGGGCGAGGCGCTCGGCACGAGTGCGCGGTTCGCCGGTGCGGACGCGCTGCTGGCCATCCCGCTCCACCCGCGCAAGCAACGGCAGCGCGGCTACAACCAGAGCCGGCTCCTTTGCGACGGCATGCGCGAGGTGCTGCCCCTGGCGCCCCTGCACCATGCCCTGGCCCGAGGCGCCCGGACCGAGACGCAGACCCGCAAGGGCCGATTGGACCGGTGGCGGAATGTGCGGGATGCCTTCGTGGTGCGCGACCCGAAAGCGCTGGAGGGGCGGCATGTGCTGCTGGTGGACGACGTGGTAACGACAGGCGCCACCATCGAAGCCTGCGCCGCTGCGCTGGTAGCCGTGCCGGGGGTGCGCGTGAGCCTGTTCACCGCTGCCTGCGCCTGA
- a CDS encoding ABC transporter substrate-binding protein: MMSRIRTGIAWVVGLFFLGCGGGVESRERISPSGKYYGGIFSANETEEPMSLFPLSLTQAAAHRVGAQIFEGLVRLDHQDLTVQPALAEEWTADATGMEYTFRLREGVRFHDDACFPDGRGRELTAADAVHCLTMVCTNVPENQMFWLFQDHVAGANAHFASGATADGGVEGIQALDDRTLRIRLTAPWPGFLQALAHQGCWIYPREARLKYGEEVTWHPVGTGPFRVRSFDRGAMLVLERWQDYWGRDADGAPLPYLDGVRYTFIPDKGKELDAFLKGSLTGVYELPVERTDALNGGGDYLVQSSPSLSIQFYGFNLRKPPFNDVRVRRAFAMAIDRQFLVDSVLDGLAVVPEHGVVAPGLPGYPYASVPGVAHDPDAARQLLAEAGFPQGRGLPPVHLQVNNNGFGYVKVAEAVQAMLERELGARVVSSVLPAQQHFARIASGEPLFWREGWIADHPDPANFLALFYGRNAPADTAQQSFLNSTRYRDARFDSLFARAERTTDPDARLALLAQAEARLMEEMVVMPLYHERAIRLLQPWVRDLPINGMEYRDLRAVWFAPRKEGA, encoded by the coding sequence ATGATGTCGCGCATCCGAACCGGAATCGCATGGGTCGTGGGGCTCTTCTTCCTCGGTTGCGGCGGGGGCGTGGAATCCCGTGAACGCATTTCACCGTCGGGGAAGTATTACGGCGGCATCTTCAGTGCCAACGAGACCGAGGAGCCGATGAGCCTCTTCCCGTTGAGCCTCACGCAGGCGGCAGCGCACCGCGTGGGCGCCCAGATCTTCGAGGGACTTGTCCGGCTCGACCACCAGGATCTCACCGTGCAGCCTGCGCTGGCCGAGGAATGGACGGCGGATGCCACCGGGATGGAGTACACCTTTCGCCTTCGCGAGGGCGTCCGGTTCCACGACGATGCCTGCTTTCCGGACGGCCGAGGAAGGGAGCTGACGGCTGCCGATGCGGTCCACTGCCTGACCATGGTCTGCACCAACGTTCCGGAGAACCAGATGTTCTGGCTGTTCCAGGACCACGTGGCAGGCGCCAACGCCCACTTCGCATCGGGGGCGACGGCCGATGGGGGCGTGGAGGGCATCCAGGCACTGGACGACCGCACGCTCCGCATCAGGCTCACGGCGCCGTGGCCCGGGTTCCTCCAAGCGCTGGCGCATCAAGGCTGCTGGATCTATCCGCGCGAGGCGCGCTTGAAGTATGGGGAGGAGGTGACCTGGCACCCGGTCGGGACGGGCCCGTTCCGTGTGCGCTCCTTCGACCGTGGCGCCATGCTCGTGCTGGAGCGGTGGCAAGACTATTGGGGCCGGGATGCCGATGGCGCCCCGCTGCCCTACCTGGATGGTGTCCGCTACACCTTCATCCCGGATAAGGGGAAGGAGCTGGATGCGTTCCTCAAGGGCTCCCTCACCGGCGTTTACGAGCTTCCGGTTGAGCGCACCGATGCGCTGAACGGGGGAGGGGACTACCTCGTTCAGAGCAGCCCTTCGCTATCCATCCAGTTCTACGGGTTCAACCTCCGCAAGCCGCCCTTCAACGATGTCCGCGTGCGCCGGGCCTTCGCCATGGCCATCGACCGCCAGTTCCTGGTGGACAGCGTGCTGGATGGCCTGGCCGTCGTGCCCGAGCACGGTGTGGTGGCCCCCGGCCTGCCCGGTTATCCGTATGCGTCGGTGCCTGGAGTGGCCCACGACCCGGATGCGGCGCGCCAGCTGCTTGCCGAAGCGGGGTTCCCGCAGGGCCGTGGCCTCCCGCCCGTGCACCTGCAGGTGAACAACAACGGCTTCGGCTACGTGAAGGTGGCTGAGGCCGTGCAGGCGATGCTGGAACGCGAGCTCGGCGCAAGGGTCGTCTCGTCCGTGCTGCCCGCACAGCAGCATTTCGCGCGCATTGCGAGCGGCGAACCGCTTTTCTGGCGCGAGGGGTGGATCGCCGACCATCCCGACCCCGCGAACTTCCTCGCGCTCTTCTATGGGCGCAATGCGCCGGCGGATACCGCCCAGCAATCGTTCCTGAACAGCACGCGCTACCGCGATGCCCGATTCGACTCGCTCTTCGCGCGGGCCGAGCGGACGACGGATCCGGATGCGCGCCTGGCGTTGCTCGCTCAAGCCGAGGCGCGGTTGATGGAGGAAATGGTGGTGATGCCCCTCTACCACGAACGGGCCATACGCCTGCTCCAGCCTTGGGTGCGCGACCTGCCGATCAATGGCATGGAGTACCGCGATCTGCGTGCGGTCTGGTTCGCGCCCCGCAAGGAAGGCGCCTAA
- a CDS encoding OmpA family protein yields the protein MNRPILLRTAFPLVIATALAACVPSRKYEEEKARSRSLQAETEAAMAKARDAETALTEVRGANEEMKRRMARLEQDTAVMGNSLRTMTVQYDKINALNNELLEKYNKLLAGSGSENRKLLSDLEALRLDLMNREDSVSALAKRIGDKEAALAAREAELAALQAELASKDAAMKALKERVSTALTGFEGKGLTVEQRNGRVYVSMENKLLFPSGSYAIDAKGRDLIVKLAKAIEGEKDLNVLVEGHTDTDKVQGGGALKDNWDLSVMRATTVVRIMQESSKLDPVRVTAAGRGEFVPVDPADKAKNRRIEIILAPDLKELMKLVND from the coding sequence ATGAACCGACCGATCCTCCTGCGCACCGCGTTTCCCTTGGTGATCGCCACGGCGCTTGCCGCTTGTGTGCCCAGCCGCAAGTATGAGGAGGAGAAGGCCCGCTCCCGGTCGCTGCAGGCGGAGACGGAGGCGGCCATGGCGAAGGCCCGCGATGCGGAGACCGCGCTCACCGAGGTGCGCGGCGCCAATGAGGAAATGAAGCGCCGCATGGCCCGGCTGGAGCAGGATACCGCCGTGATGGGCAACAGCCTGCGCACGATGACCGTGCAGTACGACAAGATCAACGCGCTCAACAACGAGCTGCTCGAGAAGTACAACAAGCTGCTCGCCGGGAGCGGCAGCGAGAACCGCAAGCTGCTCTCCGACCTGGAGGCCCTTCGCCTTGACCTGATGAACAGGGAGGACTCCGTCTCGGCCCTTGCCAAGCGCATCGGCGACAAGGAGGCCGCCTTGGCCGCCCGTGAGGCCGAGCTCGCCGCGCTGCAGGCCGAACTGGCCTCGAAGGATGCGGCGATGAAGGCGCTGAAGGAGCGCGTGAGCACCGCGCTCACCGGCTTCGAGGGCAAGGGCCTCACCGTGGAGCAGCGGAACGGCCGGGTGTACGTGAGCATGGAGAACAAGCTGCTCTTCCCCAGCGGGAGCTACGCCATCGACGCCAAGGGCCGCGACCTCATCGTGAAGCTGGCCAAGGCCATTGAAGGGGAGAAGGACCTGAACGTGCTGGTGGAAGGGCACACCGACACCGACAAGGTGCAGGGCGGAGGAGCGCTCAAGGACAATTGGGACCTGAGCGTCATGCGCGCCACCACCGTGGTGCGCATCATGCAGGAGAGCAGCAAGCTCGATCCGGTGCGGGTGACCGCTGCGGGTCGCGGTGAATTCGTCCCGGTCGATCCGGCCGACAAGGCGAAGAACAGGCGCATCGAGATCATCCTCGCGCCCGACCTCAAGGAGCTGATGAAGCTCGTGAATGACTGA
- a CDS encoding T9SS type A sorting domain-containing protein, with amino-acid sequence MKRALPAVLFFCHALLADAQGGLNIFLNVQHATCGSATGGITGSAWGGVPPYTYVWTPAPPSGQGTLVLQDLPAGMYSVTVTDAQGATASAEATVIETPDLFPPFAPAQAAWSCAPGCNGSFNHYLPLSGATMPYTVTFDPPGPTGGASPNGLYFSSLCAGETYMVTVSDANGCTGTVSGLEVVGPMDPEILNLVVTASCPGGSNGAFVVEFTDADSIFINPSGIQQWSQAGNMLMASNLAAGSYLVYVSISSNGAPPPGTSSPWCTATFAIEVPESTEPCGTVSGIVYADLDGDCMPAGADVGLPFRPLTIDPGGQVLLTGADGSYATALFYGAYAFDAAIDGYASSCITLPAAFALDAGASAATFDVPMEPLEGPDARAFLSAGVHRPGFPVSYHVSVQNDGPFAFDAMTLELAYDPLLTLVTAEGAPSVVGPGQLSWALPGLAPFATAAFTVELSVPPTASLIGTMVNATVSVTPDPADADPSNDAYGITRTIVGAYDPNDKLAQTSSRLSEAWFFLDADAHVDFTIRFQNTGTAEAINVHLIDTISPLFDLLSFEMLGASHPFTAALLPARVLRFDFTGIMLPDSAADPLGSQGYASFRLKPIPGLAPGAELANTADIYFDFNEPIRTNTAVLGTDYTVGLAEQGLSVLLRPNPVRDELWVAMPPGAALAEVVALDGRVVLSRSVRDAAERLTVTDLRPGAYLLRVTTASGAMGQERFVKQ; translated from the coding sequence ATGAAGCGAGCCCTACCCGCTGTCCTTTTCTTCTGCCACGCACTGCTGGCAGATGCCCAAGGGGGCTTGAACATCTTCCTCAACGTGCAGCATGCCACCTGCGGCAGCGCAACCGGCGGCATCACGGGATCGGCATGGGGCGGCGTGCCGCCCTATACCTACGTGTGGACCCCGGCCCCGCCGAGCGGTCAGGGTACCTTGGTGCTGCAGGACCTTCCCGCCGGCATGTATTCGGTGACCGTGACGGATGCGCAGGGCGCAACGGCATCCGCTGAGGCGACGGTCATCGAGACCCCGGACCTCTTCCCGCCTTTTGCGCCGGCCCAGGCGGCATGGAGCTGCGCGCCGGGCTGCAACGGGTCCTTTAATCATTACCTGCCCCTGAGCGGCGCCACCATGCCCTACACGGTCACGTTCGACCCCCCGGGGCCGACGGGCGGCGCCAGCCCGAACGGACTCTATTTCAGCAGCCTTTGCGCCGGGGAGACGTACATGGTCACCGTCTCCGATGCCAACGGCTGCACCGGCACTGTATCGGGACTGGAGGTGGTGGGTCCCATGGATCCGGAGATCCTGAACCTGGTGGTGACCGCCAGCTGTCCCGGCGGCAGCAATGGGGCATTCGTGGTGGAATTCACCGATGCGGACTCGATCTTCATCAACCCCAGCGGCATCCAGCAATGGTCGCAGGCGGGCAACATGCTCATGGCATCCAATCTGGCGGCCGGGTCCTACCTGGTGTATGTGAGCATCTCCTCGAACGGTGCGCCCCCGCCGGGAACAAGCAGCCCTTGGTGCACCGCCACCTTCGCGATCGAAGTCCCGGAATCCACAGAGCCGTGCGGCACCGTCTCGGGCATCGTCTACGCCGATCTTGATGGCGACTGCATGCCGGCCGGTGCCGATGTCGGTCTGCCGTTCCGGCCGCTCACCATCGATCCGGGCGGCCAGGTGCTGCTCACCGGTGCCGATGGCAGCTATGCCACGGCCCTTTTCTACGGCGCCTACGCCTTTGATGCCGCCATCGACGGCTATGCATCGTCGTGCATCACGCTGCCGGCCGCTTTCGCCCTGGATGCCGGCGCTTCCGCAGCGACGTTCGATGTGCCGATGGAGCCGCTGGAGGGGCCCGACGCACGCGCGTTCCTCAGCGCCGGCGTCCATCGGCCGGGATTCCCGGTGAGCTACCACGTGTCGGTGCAGAACGACGGCCCCTTCGCATTCGATGCCATGACGCTCGAGCTGGCCTACGATCCGCTGCTCACCTTGGTAACCGCTGAGGGCGCTCCCTCGGTGGTTGGTCCGGGTCAGCTGAGCTGGGCCCTGCCGGGGCTGGCGCCTTTCGCCACGGCGGCATTCACCGTGGAACTGAGCGTACCGCCGACGGCGAGCCTCATCGGCACGATGGTGAATGCCACCGTGAGCGTGACGCCCGACCCCGCCGATGCGGATCCCTCGAATGACGCCTATGGCATCACGCGGACCATCGTGGGCGCCTACGACCCGAACGACAAGCTGGCCCAGACCAGCAGCCGCTTGAGCGAGGCATGGTTCTTCCTCGATGCGGATGCGCACGTGGACTTCACCATCCGTTTCCAGAACACCGGCACGGCGGAGGCCATCAATGTGCATCTGATCGATACCATCTCCCCGCTGTTCGACCTGCTCTCCTTCGAGATGCTGGGCGCATCGCATCCCTTCACCGCCGCGCTGCTGCCCGCACGGGTGCTGCGGTTCGACTTCACGGGAATCATGCTGCCCGACAGCGCCGCCGACCCGCTGGGCAGCCAGGGCTACGCCAGCTTCCGGCTGAAGCCCATCCCGGGCCTGGCGCCCGGAGCCGAGCTCGCCAACACGGCGGACATCTACTTCGATTTCAATGAGCCCATCCGCACGAATACCGCGGTGCTCGGCACCGACTACACGGTTGGGCTCGCTGAGCAGGGCCTGTCGGTGCTGCTACGGCCCAATCCGGTGCGCGATGAGCTTTGGGTAGCTATGCCCCCGGGTGCGGCCTTGGCCGAGGTGGTGGCCTTGGATGGGCGCGTCGTCCTCTCGCGCAGCGTGCGGGACGCGGCGGAGCGGCTCACCGTGACCGACCTGCGACCCGGCGCATACCTGCTGCGGGTGACCACAGCCAGCGGTGCCATGGGTCAGGAGCGGTTCGTGAAGCAGTAG